In Clostridia bacterium, the genomic stretch CTTGACCTACCATTAGTCGACCGCCCAACTGCGGTTGCCAGCGCTTAACAGCCAGTCGCCTGTGGAGCGAACTTCGTTCCAGGCAGCTACCGGCAACAGCGAACTAGCGAACAAATACCTGCGCCCAGTAATTCTCGCGTGCCAACGTGCTGGTCGCTTGCGCCGGCAGGCCAGCGGCTCTCATACGCTCCGCAGCCTGTTCAGCCGCTGCCTGATTCTCGAAAAGACCATACAGGGTCGATCCGGAACCTGAAAGCGAGGCATACTTTGCGCCCTCGCGTTCCAAAACACGCTTCATGTCACGAAGTTCGGGATACTCTGGAAAGACGACTCTTTCGAAGTCGTTTTCGATCCCGGCTCGGACAAGGTCGAGAAGCAGCGTCTCGGCCCGGTCCCCACCCTTCTGGGCAGGAACACCGGATGAAAAGGACATACTGCTCAACCACTCAAAAGCCGAGCGACTGAACTCCGTGATTGTACCGGAGCTGCCAGTGGGAGTCAATTTGCCGTTCGCTACCAGTTCATCCCAGCGTGTGAATGCGTCAGGAGTGGACACGCCAACATCCGGCGTGACGATGACGACCGGAATCTCGGGAAGATCGGACAAGGGGTAAATTTCTTCTCCGCGGCTACAGCCCAAAACCGTGCCTCCGAGCAGGAATAGCGGAAGGTCACAGCCCACCTCGGCGGCGATGCGCAGCCGTTCCTGTGCTGGAAGAACCGTCTTCAGTGAACGCTCCATGGCAAACATCGTCGCCACGGCGTTGGACGAGGCACCGCCCATTCCGCCCTGTACCGGCAAGCTCTTTTCGATCTGAATGACCACCTTGCCGCGATGCTTCAGCGCCTTTAGCACGCGGTCTGCAACGCGCCAGCACGTATTCGATTCATCCGCGGGAACGCGCGGGTCCTTGCAGCGAATCTCGATCCCGGTACCCTTGCTAACATCCACGCGCAAAACATCATGCAGCGCGACCGTCTGATAGATGGTGCGCAGCTCGTGAAAGCCGTCGTCGCGGCGCTCGCCAATGGCGAGCCCCAGGTTGACCTTTGCAAACGAACGAATTGCGACTGACATGAGTCAAGATTCTACAGCTTGGGCGCAGCCAATCGGCTCCGCCTTTTATCTTCTCAATGAGAATGGAACAGGGGTCAGTAGCGGAACTGGTAAGAGAGTTTTATGAAGAACTGCCGGCTGTCGTTGATAAGTTGGTTGCGGGGGCGAAGTAGATCGCCATTGGCGTCCATCCGCAGCGATGGGTCCAGGTTCGCAAGATTGCTGTTGTAACCAACGTAGAGCGCAGTGCCGGGATGCAACAGGTACGTGAGGAGGAAGTCGGCATTGAACTGCTTGGTCGTCTTCAGAAAACTCAGATCCGTGTTCGCCAGCCCCGCCTGGTACTGTCCGATGAAGCGGAGGGAAAGCTCGCGGTTGAACTGGTAGTTCCAGCTGGAGCGCACGATGTGCATGTCGAGCTGACTCTGATCCGCCCGCTCGTCAAAGAACTGTTCCCAGTTGTACCGGTTGCTGATGCGCAATTGCGAGGTTGGCCTCAGCGTGAACCCGGCCTGGAGCGTTCGGTCGAGCACAGTCCTGGGAGGCTGGCCAACCGGGGGAGCATCGTCCAGCCCTATGCCGATGTAGCTGGGGTTGTGAGATTCTTCCAGACTGATGTTGAAGCCAGCCTTTGAGAAATAATTGCTTTCGAAGTAAAGGTACTTGTTATCGGTAGAGTA encodes the following:
- the ispE gene encoding 4-(cytidine 5'-diphospho)-2-C-methyl-D-erythritol kinase codes for the protein MSVAIRSFAKVNLGLAIGERRDDGFHELRTIYQTVALHDVLRVDVSKGTGIEIRCKDPRVPADESNTCWRVADRVLKALKHRGKVVIQIEKSLPVQGGMGGASSNAVATMFAMERSLKTVLPAQERLRIAAEVGCDLPLFLLGGTVLGCSRGEEIYPLSDLPEIPVVIVTPDVGVSTPDAFTRWDELVANGKLTPTGSSGTITEFSRSAFEWLSSMSFSSGVPAQKGGDRAETLLLDLVRAGIENDFERVVFPEYPELRDMKRVLEREGAKYASLSGSGSTLYGLFENQAAAEQAAERMRAAGLPAQATSTLARENYWAQVFVR